The nucleotide window GGCGTGTTCGAGGCGGACACGCAGTACTTCATCGGCGTGGACTCCGCGCGCCCCTTTAACGTCTACGCACTGGAGAACCCGACCCGCGTCGTCGTCGATTTTCAGCGGTAGCCCCTTCAGCTGGATGGCTCGCCCGGAAGCGGCGCGCGTGCGCCTCATGGGACCCGGCGTGGATCGCGACAACGATGCCCTCGGGTGGCACTGCCCGGAATGAGCGCTGAAAGTAGCGGCGCTCGAACTTTTTGAGAAAAGTGTCTCAGGTCACCGACCCAATGGATTATGATCTAAGCGAATTCATAGGTTCCAGTCCTGAGAGGTTCACCAGATGTTCAAACCGTATCGCCGCCCGAGGGTCGCCGTGATAGGCGCTGGGGTGGCCGGGTCGAGCGCGGCGGCAGAGTGCGCATTCTCTGGCTTTGACACAGTACTTTTTGAAAGACGTGAAGCAGTTGGAGGCCACTTCCTGGACCCTGATGCTGGCAAAGTGTCTCGCCGTTTCCATCACCGGACTCCGTATCTGAAGAAGACGCGGACAGATGGAACACCTCAATCGCTAGTCAAGCACCTTGATGCGGCTGTTGAGGCAAGCGGAGCAACTTTCCGCGGTTCGACTGAGGTCACCAGCGCTCACTTCGACGAGCCGGAAGGCAAATGGGTAGTCACCTTCACCGGACCGGACGGCACCGAACAAACCGACTCGTTCGACATCTTGATTCGGGCGACGAGCGAACCATCGCCCTGGATCGAAGTCCCCGGTCGCAAGCACCAGGACGTCGACGATCTTTACCTGCACCAGGGAGTCGAGGTGGTTGGGCCGCCCAACTTGCTTTTTGTGGACGGTCCGCACGCCTCCGATGCTCGTCTCGAAGGTAAGTCCATGGCGGTGGCCGAGGCACGCGCAGACTACTGCCGCCGCTATGCGCGACAGCTTGAGATCCGCGGCCCGGGTGCAATCACGGTCAAGCAAGACAGGTGGCTGGTGCAGCCCGGAATGCTCAGCGGACTCAAGGGCGTGTTGCACGAGTTCGACCCGTATCCCCACGCGTTCAGCCAAGCCTCAAATTACGTATCTGAAGACCGCCGTGCAGCGAGAAAAACTGCCGCTACAAGTGAGTGACCATCACGCAAGCACCTAATGCTAAGGAGACACAATGACCACCGTTGATCC belongs to Corynebacterium glaucum and includes:
- a CDS encoding NAD(P)-binding protein, encoding MFKPYRRPRVAVIGAGVAGSSAAAECAFSGFDTVLFERREAVGGHFLDPDAGKVSRRFHHRTPYLKKTRTDGTPQSLVKHLDAAVEASGATFRGSTEVTSAHFDEPEGKWVVTFTGPDGTEQTDSFDILIRATSEPSPWIEVPGRKHQDVDDLYLHQGVEVVGPPNLLFVDGPHASDARLEGKSMAVAEARADYCRRYARQLEIRGPGAITVKQDRWLVQPGMLSGLKGVLHEFDPYPHAFSQASNYVSEDRRAARKTAATSE